From Flavobacterium sp. 102, a single genomic window includes:
- the ribD gene encoding bifunctional diaminohydroxyphosphoribosylaminopyrimidine deaminase/5-amino-6-(5-phosphoribosylamino)uracil reductase RibD, protein MKSTEEFYINRCIELAKNGLGTTYPNPLVGSVIVYKGKIIGEGWHRKSGEAHAEVNAVNSVKDKSLLAKATIYVSLEPCSHFGKTPPCCDLIIQHKIPSVVIGTVDPNSKVAGTGIKRLIENGCQVTVGVLENECNELNKRFFTFHNKKRPYIILKWAESVDGFMAPLTKEKQEPVWISNIFSRQLVHKWRSEEQAILVGTQTILDDNPKLDVRDWTGENPIRIVLDRTGKISNAYFIKDGKTKTIIITEKENVTFDDNRIYESIIFDSQLTKNIIGILYKYGIQSIIVEGGKQTLQTFIEDNLWDEARVFTGNISLNEGIKAPQLNGISKTTEIKGDQLKLFLNHD, encoded by the coding sequence ATGAAATCAACGGAAGAATTCTATATAAATCGCTGCATTGAATTGGCCAAAAATGGTTTAGGAACAACCTATCCAAATCCGTTAGTGGGTAGCGTAATTGTTTATAAAGGCAAAATAATCGGTGAAGGTTGGCATCGGAAATCCGGCGAAGCTCATGCTGAAGTTAATGCCGTAAATTCAGTAAAAGACAAATCTCTTTTGGCGAAAGCCACGATTTATGTATCGCTTGAACCATGTAGTCATTTTGGGAAAACGCCTCCTTGTTGCGATTTAATCATCCAACACAAAATTCCTAGTGTAGTAATTGGAACTGTTGACCCAAACAGTAAAGTCGCCGGCACCGGAATTAAAAGATTAATCGAAAACGGTTGTCAGGTAACCGTTGGTGTTTTAGAAAACGAATGCAACGAATTGAACAAACGCTTCTTTACTTTTCACAATAAAAAACGACCTTATATTATTTTAAAATGGGCAGAAAGTGTGGATGGTTTTATGGCACCTTTAACCAAAGAAAAACAAGAACCGGTTTGGATTTCCAATATATTTTCACGTCAATTAGTACACAAATGGCGTAGTGAAGAACAAGCTATTTTAGTGGGAACGCAAACGATTTTAGACGACAATCCCAAATTAGATGTTCGCGATTGGACCGGAGAAAACCCTATTCGAATTGTTTTGGACAGAACCGGTAAAATAAGCAATGCCTATTTTATTAAAGACGGCAAAACAAAAACCATTATTATCACCGAAAAAGAAAATGTAACATTTGACGATAATCGTATTTATGAAAGTATTATCTTTGATAGTCAGCTAACCAAGAATATAATCGGTATTTTATACAAATACGGCATACAGTCTATCATTGTTGAAGGTGGAAAGCAAACACTACAAACTTTTATAGAAGACAATCTTTGGGATGAAGCTAGGGTTTTTACGGGCAATATTTCTTTAAACGAAGGTATAAAAGCACCTCAATTGAATGGAATTTCCAAAACAACAGAAATAAAGGGTGACCAACTTAAACTTTTTTTAAACCATGATTAA
- a CDS encoding HAD family phosphatase: MINTIIFDFGDVFINLEKEKSIEEFKKLGLDGPNEELLTQNDLFEKGQITDLQFVESFHKFIPNASIEEITKAWNSVIGDFPLYRLEFLQLLSNKYRLFLLTNTDSIHINQFEHKVGMSFYSDFYRCFEKVYYSYEMGMRKPQPEIFTKILSKHDLSPKRTLFVDDKKDNTDIAESLGLHVWNLQVGKEDVVNLFDQKHLPF; encoded by the coding sequence ATGATTAACACTATAATTTTCGATTTTGGCGATGTTTTTATCAATCTTGAAAAAGAAAAATCGATAGAAGAGTTTAAAAAGTTAGGACTTGATGGTCCAAATGAAGAATTATTGACACAGAATGATTTATTCGAAAAAGGCCAAATAACCGACCTTCAATTTGTAGAGAGTTTTCACAAATTCATTCCCAATGCTTCCATTGAAGAAATTACCAAAGCTTGGAATTCTGTTATTGGAGATTTTCCTTTGTATCGCTTAGAATTTTTGCAATTGCTGTCCAATAAGTACCGTTTATTCCTATTAACTAATACCGATTCCATTCACATCAACCAATTTGAACACAAAGTAGGCATGTCATTTTACTCCGATTTTTATCGTTGTTTTGAAAAGGTATATTACTCTTATGAAATGGGCATGAGAAAACCTCAACCGGAAATTTTTACTAAAATTTTAAGCAAACACGACTTATCTCCCAAACGTACCTTATTTGTAGATGACAAAAAAGACAATACTGATATCGCAGAAAGCCTTGGTCTTCATGTATGGAATTTACAAGTAGGCAAAGAAGATGTGGTGAATTTGTTTGACCAAAAACACTTGCCGTTTTAA
- a CDS encoding YigZ family protein, whose protein sequence is MSLKDTYNTIAAPSAEILYKEKNSKFFGYAFPVTNEEEIKRHLEQLRKHHHGAVHFCYAYQLGTETLTFRANDNGEPSNSAGMPIYGQIQSFGVTNILVVVVRFFGGVKLGVGGLISAYRTAAEMSLEASEIIEKTINIHFLISFDYKNMNKVMRVIKEKNLDIISQKMDESCQIEIATRKKNAENIVDIFSNLFEIEIQKI, encoded by the coding sequence ATTTCATTGAAAGACACTTACAATACTATTGCTGCGCCTTCAGCAGAAATTCTCTATAAAGAAAAAAACAGCAAATTCTTTGGTTATGCTTTTCCTGTTACCAATGAAGAAGAAATCAAAAGGCATTTAGAACAATTGCGAAAACACCACCACGGCGCAGTTCATTTTTGTTACGCTTACCAACTCGGTACTGAAACACTTACTTTTCGAGCTAATGATAATGGCGAACCTAGTAATTCAGCAGGAATGCCTATTTATGGACAAATCCAATCTTTTGGCGTTACCAATATATTAGTGGTCGTCGTTCGTTTTTTTGGCGGCGTCAAATTGGGTGTTGGCGGATTGATTTCTGCTTACAGAACGGCTGCGGAAATGTCTTTAGAAGCATCGGAAATTATTGAAAAAACAATCAATATTCATTTTCTAATTTCATTTGATTATAAGAACATGAACAAAGTCATGCGAGTCATCAAAGAAAAGAACCTCGATATTATATCTCAAAAAATGGATGAAAGTTGTCAAATTGAAATTGCCACTCGAAAAAAAAATGCCGAAAATATAGTCGACATTTTTAGTAATTTATTTGAAATTGAGATACAAAAAATCTAA
- a CDS encoding thioesterase family protein: protein MKEHQIQVRVRYSETDQMSVVYHGNYVPYFEMGRVEWLRNKGISYKSLEESGIALPIVSMTINYKKPARYDDLLTVITKFKSHSSVKIEFDCEIRNEKDELLTTAHFILVFVDINLGKPIAPPQYILDIMND from the coding sequence ATGAAAGAACATCAGATTCAAGTTAGAGTTCGTTACTCAGAAACAGACCAAATGAGTGTGGTTTATCACGGAAATTATGTGCCTTATTTTGAGATGGGACGCGTGGAATGGCTTAGAAACAAAGGGATTTCGTATAAATCACTGGAAGAAAGCGGGATAGCTTTGCCGATAGTTTCCATGACTATAAATTACAAAAAACCAGCACGTTATGATGACTTACTTACAGTGATTACCAAGTTCAAAAGTCATTCCTCAGTGAAGATAGAATTTGATTGTGAGATTCGCAACGAAAAGGATGAGTTATTAACAACTGCGCATTTTATACTCGTTTTTGTAGACATAAATTTAGGAAAACCTATTGCGCCACCGCAATACATTTTGGACATCATGAACGATTAG
- the dnaA gene encoding chromosomal replication initiator protein DnaA produces MSKTAQSVWENCLEFIKDNIQEQAFKTWFEPIKSVELTDNALYIQVPSKFFYEWLEEHYVKLLKVALTKELGKNAKLLYKIKMENTYGNKQPFTEQLPSAHRSPIKSQDVDAPFKNLNPELKNPFVIPGIRNLKIESQLNPNYSFDNFLEGDSNRLARSAGMAVANKPGGTSFNPLLIFGGVGLGKTHLAHAIGVEIKDKYPEKTVLYISAEVFTQQYIDSVKKNNRNDFIHFYQLIDVLIIDDVQFLSGKSGTQDVFFHIFNYLHQNGKQVILTSDKAPVDMQDIEQRLLSRFKWGLSAELHQPDYETRISILKNILYRDGVEMPEEIVEYVARNIKSNVRELEGAIISLIAQSSFNKKEVTLDLAKSVVEKFVKNVKREISIDYIQKVVSDYFQLDVDTLQSKTRKRHVVQARQLAMFFAKKFTKSSLANIGSQIGDRDHATVLHACKTVDNLVSTDKQFKKFVEDIHKKLSL; encoded by the coding sequence ATGAGCAAAACTGCGCAATCGGTATGGGAAAACTGTCTTGAGTTCATAAAAGACAATATTCAAGAACAAGCTTTCAAAACTTGGTTTGAACCGATTAAGTCAGTTGAACTTACAGACAACGCTTTGTACATTCAAGTGCCTAGTAAATTTTTCTACGAATGGCTCGAAGAACACTACGTTAAATTATTAAAAGTAGCGTTAACCAAAGAACTCGGAAAAAACGCAAAGTTACTCTATAAAATTAAAATGGAAAACACTTATGGCAATAAACAACCGTTTACGGAACAATTGCCAAGTGCTCACCGCAGTCCAATAAAATCTCAAGATGTTGACGCTCCGTTTAAAAACCTGAATCCGGAACTTAAGAATCCTTTTGTTATTCCGGGTATCAGAAACTTAAAAATTGAGTCTCAACTAAATCCAAATTACAGTTTCGACAATTTCCTGGAAGGTGATTCTAACCGTTTAGCGCGCTCTGCCGGTATGGCTGTAGCCAACAAACCCGGCGGAACTTCTTTCAATCCACTATTGATTTTTGGTGGCGTTGGTTTGGGAAAAACCCATTTAGCGCACGCTATTGGTGTTGAAATCAAAGACAAGTATCCTGAAAAAACTGTTTTATATATTTCTGCTGAAGTTTTCACGCAACAATATATTGACTCGGTTAAGAAAAATAACAGAAACGATTTTATTCATTTCTACCAATTAATAGACGTGTTGATTATTGATGACGTTCAATTCCTATCCGGAAAATCAGGAACGCAGGATGTATTCTTCCATATTTTTAATTACTTACACCAAAACGGAAAACAAGTAATCCTTACTTCGGATAAAGCACCGGTTGACATGCAGGACATCGAACAACGCTTGTTATCCCGTTTCAAATGGGGATTGTCTGCCGAGTTACACCAACCGGATTACGAAACCAGAATTTCTATCCTTAAAAATATTCTTTATCGCGATGGCGTTGAAATGCCGGAAGAGATTGTAGAATACGTTGCCAGAAACATCAAATCTAATGTCAGAGAGTTAGAAGGCGCTATCATTTCTTTGATTGCCCAATCTTCTTTCAACAAAAAAGAAGTGACTTTGGATTTGGCGAAAAGTGTGGTAGAAAAATTCGTTAAGAATGTCAAACGCGAAATTTCAATCGACTATATCCAAAAAGTAGTTTCCGATTATTTTCAATTGGACGTAGACACTTTACAATCAAAAACCAGAAAACGTCACGTGGTTCAAGCCCGACAATTGGCGATGTTCTTCGCTAAGAAGTTCACCAAATCTTCATTAGCCAATATTGGTTCCCAAATTGGCGACAGAGATCACGCTACTGTTTTGCACGCTTGTAAAACCGTTGACAACTTGGTTTCTACTGACAAACAGTTCAAAAAATTTGTAGAAGATATTCACAAAAAATTATCGCTATAA
- a CDS encoding low molecular weight protein-tyrosine-phosphatase produces the protein MPVKILMVCLGNICRSPLAEGLLAAKLPQDKFIVDSAGTGNYHIGKQPDQRSILVAKKNGLDITNQKGRQFTSRDFDEFDYIYVMDSSNYDNVIDLAKTEAQKAKVDMLLNHLFPGENVDVPDPYYGLQNGFDMVYEMLDETCTILAKKLMEKHS, from the coding sequence ATGCCCGTTAAAATTTTAATGGTTTGTTTAGGAAATATTTGCCGATCTCCTTTGGCAGAAGGCTTACTCGCGGCTAAACTTCCTCAAGATAAATTCATTGTTGACTCCGCCGGAACAGGAAATTACCACATTGGCAAACAACCTGACCAACGCTCTATTTTAGTGGCCAAAAAAAATGGCTTGGACATTACCAATCAAAAAGGCAGACAATTCACTTCACGAGATTTTGACGAATTCGATTATATCTATGTGATGGACAGCTCGAATTATGACAACGTAATTGATTTGGCCAAAACTGAAGCACAAAAAGCAAAAGTTGACATGCTATTGAATCACTTATTTCCCGGTGAAAATGTTGACGTTCCCGATCCTTATTACGGTTTGCAAAACGGTTTCGATATGGTTTATGAAATGCTTGATGAAACCTGTACTATTTTAGCTAAAAAACTGATGGAAAAACACTCATGA